Proteins encoded within one genomic window of Lampris incognitus isolate fLamInc1 chromosome 19, fLamInc1.hap2, whole genome shotgun sequence:
- the fam168b gene encoding myelin-associated neurite-outgrowth inhibitor isoform X2: MNPVYSPAPTGVPYANHKAGFPVGYAAATPAYTPNMYTGANPAFPTGYAPGTPFKMSCSPSTGTVPPYSSSPTPYHAAVYPVRSTFPQQNPYAQALLPSQQQGTYYTQPLYAAPPHVIHHTTVVQPNGMPAAMYAPPIPPRPNGVTMGMVAGTTMAMSAGTLLTTHSPAPVAPHPVTMPTYRPPGTPTYSYVPPQW; the protein is encoded by the exons ATGAATCCTGTCTACAGCCCTGCACCAACAGGGGTCCCCTATGCCAACCATAAAG CCGGGTTTCCTGTCGGCTACGCAGCAGCCACTCCAGCATATACTCCCAATATGTACACAGGAGCCAACCCTGCCTTCCCTACTG GCTATGCTCCCGGTACTCCTTTCAAAATGTCCTGTTCTCCCTCCACGGGGACCGTCCCACCTTACTCCTCCTCACCCACCCCTTACCATGCAGCCGTCTACCCGGTGAGGAGCACCTTCCCCCAGCAGAACCCCTACGCACAG GCACTCTTACCCTCACAGCAGCAAGGCACTTATTACACACAGCCACTGTACGCTGCACCGCCGCACGTCATCCATCACACGACGGTGGTCCAGCCCAATGGGATGCCAGCAGCTATGTACGCACCTCCCATCCCTCCACGCCCCAACGGTGTCACTATGGGCATGGTAGCTGGGACCACAATGGCCATGTCAGCTG GAACCTTGTTGACAACTCATTCGCCAGCTCCTGTTGCCCCCCACCCAGTCACAATGCCCACATATCGGCCCCCAGGCACACCCACCTACAGCTATGTCCCCCCCCAGTGGTGA
- the fam168b gene encoding myelin-associated neurite-outgrowth inhibitor isoform X3, which yields MNPVYSPAPTGVPYANHKGIGYPGYAPGTPFKMSCSPSTGTVPPYSSSPTPYHAAVYPVRSTFPQQNPYAQALLPSQQQGTYYTQPLYAAPPHVIHHTTVVQPNGMPAAMYAPPIPPRPNGVTMGMVAGTTMAMSAGTLLTTHSPAPVAPHPVTMPTYRPPGTPTYSYVPPQW from the exons ATGAATCCTGTCTACAGCCCTGCACCAACAGGGGTCCCCTATGCCAACCATAAAGGTATAGGCTACccag GCTATGCTCCCGGTACTCCTTTCAAAATGTCCTGTTCTCCCTCCACGGGGACCGTCCCACCTTACTCCTCCTCACCCACCCCTTACCATGCAGCCGTCTACCCGGTGAGGAGCACCTTCCCCCAGCAGAACCCCTACGCACAG GCACTCTTACCCTCACAGCAGCAAGGCACTTATTACACACAGCCACTGTACGCTGCACCGCCGCACGTCATCCATCACACGACGGTGGTCCAGCCCAATGGGATGCCAGCAGCTATGTACGCACCTCCCATCCCTCCACGCCCCAACGGTGTCACTATGGGCATGGTAGCTGGGACCACAATGGCCATGTCAGCTG GAACCTTGTTGACAACTCATTCGCCAGCTCCTGTTGCCCCCCACCCAGTCACAATGCCCACATATCGGCCCCCAGGCACACCCACCTACAGCTATGTCCCCCCCCAGTGGTGA
- the fam168b gene encoding myelin-associated neurite-outgrowth inhibitor isoform X1 translates to MNPVYSPAPTGVPYANHKGIGYPAGFPVGYAAATPAYTPNMYTGANPAFPTGYAPGTPFKMSCSPSTGTVPPYSSSPTPYHAAVYPVRSTFPQQNPYAQALLPSQQQGTYYTQPLYAAPPHVIHHTTVVQPNGMPAAMYAPPIPPRPNGVTMGMVAGTTMAMSAGTLLTTHSPAPVAPHPVTMPTYRPPGTPTYSYVPPQW, encoded by the exons ATGAATCCTGTCTACAGCCCTGCACCAACAGGGGTCCCCTATGCCAACCATAAAGGTATAGGCTACccag CCGGGTTTCCTGTCGGCTACGCAGCAGCCACTCCAGCATATACTCCCAATATGTACACAGGAGCCAACCCTGCCTTCCCTACTG GCTATGCTCCCGGTACTCCTTTCAAAATGTCCTGTTCTCCCTCCACGGGGACCGTCCCACCTTACTCCTCCTCACCCACCCCTTACCATGCAGCCGTCTACCCGGTGAGGAGCACCTTCCCCCAGCAGAACCCCTACGCACAG GCACTCTTACCCTCACAGCAGCAAGGCACTTATTACACACAGCCACTGTACGCTGCACCGCCGCACGTCATCCATCACACGACGGTGGTCCAGCCCAATGGGATGCCAGCAGCTATGTACGCACCTCCCATCCCTCCACGCCCCAACGGTGTCACTATGGGCATGGTAGCTGGGACCACAATGGCCATGTCAGCTG GAACCTTGTTGACAACTCATTCGCCAGCTCCTGTTGCCCCCCACCCAGTCACAATGCCCACATATCGGCCCCCAGGCACACCCACCTACAGCTATGTCCCCCCCCAGTGGTGA